A region from the Mya arenaria isolate MELC-2E11 chromosome 2, ASM2691426v1 genome encodes:
- the LOC128203184 gene encoding GTP-binding protein Di-Ras2-like, producing MSEQDQRNRVVFLGAGGVGKSSILKRFLFNTYSDTYLETVEDLYSREYTFQGAEVIVDFLDTAGKLVFPAMRRLSITTAHAFVLVYSVTEPETFEEVKRLWEEIKEVRSNYEDLPCVIVGNKVDLEDNRQVEKFDALNWVYNDENCGAFVEVSAKNGECIVEVFKLLMEKAKNPRAKINEPFMPRRLSEHSLEVQSQAEVSANKTSENGSKFSRTRSLIRRGSKPKIRKSHARSQHRQDCVIS from the coding sequence ATGAGTGAACAAGACCAAAGAAACAGAGTTGTCTTCCTCGGCGCTGGCGGGGTCGGGAAAAGCTCCATTTTGAAAAGGTTTCTTTTCAATACATACAGTGATACTTACCTCGAAACAGTAGAAGACTTATATTCTAGGGAATACACTTTTCAAGGTGCGGAAGTGATTGTTGATTTTCTGGACACCGCTGGGAAGTTGGTATTTCCAGCAATGAGGCGCCTGTCGATAACAACAGCACATGCTTTCGTTCTAGTATATTCGGTGACTGAACCCGAAACGTTTGAAGAGGTAAAACGCTTATGGGAAGAGATCAAGGAAGTTAGAAGTAATTACGAGGACTTGCCATGTGTTATCGTCGGTAACAAAGTTGACCTTGAGGATAACAGACAAGTGGAAAAATTTGACGCACTAAACTGGGTTTATAATGATGAAAACTGTGGGGCGTTCGTAGAGGTCTCTGCTAAGAACGGTGAATGCATTGTAGAAGTGTTCAAACTACTAATGGAAAAAGCAAAGAATCCAAGAGCAAAGATAAATGAACCCTTTATGCCGCGCAGATTGAGTGAACATTCCCTGGAGGTGCAATCCCAGGCAGAGGTCAGTGCCAATAAAACTAGTGAAAATGGGAGCAAGTTTAGTAGAACCAGAAGTCTTATTCGACGAGGAAGTAAGCCAAAGATTCGAAAGTCTCATGCCCGCTCCCAGCACCGACAGGACTGTGTTATTTCCTAG
- the LOC128215920 gene encoding GTP-binding protein Di-Ras2-like, giving the protein MTEQDQRNRVLFLGAGGVGKSSILKRFLFNTSSDTYLETEDLYAREFTIQGVEVIVDFLDTAGKLVFPVMRRLSITTAHAFILVYSVTSSETFEEVKRLWDEIKEARSNYEDLPCVVVGNKVDLEDNRQVEKFDALNWVYNDDNCGAFVEISAKNDECIVEVFKLLMEKAKNPRAKINEPFMPRRLSEHSLEMQTQADVSADKTSENGSKFSRTRSLIRRGSKPKVRKSHARSHHRQDCVIS; this is encoded by the coding sequence ATGACTGAACAAGACCAAAGAAACAGAGTTCTTTTTCTTGGCGCTGGCGGTGTCGGGAAAAGCTCCATTTTGAAAAGGTTTCTGTTCAACACCTCCAGTGATACTTACCTCGAAACAGAAGATTTGTATGCTAGGGAATTCACTATTCAAGGTGTGGAGGTTATAGTGGATTTTCTGGACACTGCCGGAAAGTTGGTATTTCCGGTAATGAGGCGCCTTTCGATTACCACAGCCCATGCCTTCATTCTAGTATATTCGGTGACAAGCTCCGAAACGTTTGAAGAGGTCAAACGCTTGTGGGACGAAATCAAGGAAGCAAGAAGTAATTATGAGGACTTGCcgtgtgttgttgttggtaaTAAAGTTGACCTTGAGGATAACAGGCAAGTGGAAAAATTCGACGCTCTCAACTGGGTTTATAACGATGACAACTGTGGGGCATTTGTCGAGATCTCTGCTAAAAACGACGAATGCATTGTAGAAGTGTTCAAATTACTGATGGAAAAAGCAAAGAATCCAAGAGCAAAGATAAATGAACCCTTCATGCCGCGCAGATTGAGTGAACATTCCCTGGAGATGCAAACCCAGGCAGATGTCAGTGCCGATAAAACTAGTGAAAATGGGAGCAAATTTAGTCGAACCAGAAGTCTTATTCGCCGTGGAAGTAAGCCAAAGGTTCGAAAGTCACACGCCCGCTCCCATCACCGACAGGACTGTGTTATTTCTTAG